The Bacteroides sp. AN502(2024) DNA segment ATGAGGGTATGTGGCTATTGCAACTGATGCAACAGCAACACTCCATAGACATGATGAAAAAACAGGGATTAAAACTGGAAGCACAAGACCTATATAATCCGAGTGGTATTTCTCTTAAAGATGCTGTAGGCATATTCGGCGGTGGGTGTACCGGAGAAATTATCTCGCCCGAAGGTTTGATTCTGACCAACCACCACTGTGGCTATGCCTCCATCCAGCAACATAGTAGTGTTGAACACGATTATCTGACTGATGGTTTCTGGGCTACTTCCAGAGACAAAGAGCTCCCTACTCCGGGGTTGAAATTCACATTTATCGAACGTATCGAAGATATTACGGATATTGTCAATGCCAAGATTGCAGCGAAAGAAATTACCGAATCCGAATCATTCAGCAATCTATTCCTTCAAAAGCTGGCTCATGATCTTTATTTAAAAAGTGACCTGGCAGGCAAAAAAGGAATTGCCCCACAGGCTCTTCCGTTCTATGCCGGAAATAGATTCTATCTTTTCTACAAGAAAATATATTCGGATGTACGTATGGTAGCCGCTCCCCCCTCTTCCATCGGTAAGTTTGGAGGCGAAACAGACAACTGGATGTGGCCGCGTCATACCGGCGACTTCTCCATGTTCCGTATCTACGCCGATGCGAATGGTGAACCGGCAGAATATAGCGAAAGCAACGTCCCATTGAAAACCAAGAAACATTTGTCTATCTCTATCAAAGGATTAAAAGAGGGAGATTATGCTATGATTATGGGATTCCCCGGAAGTACGAGCCGCTACCTGACTGTATCAGAAGTTAAAGAACGTATGGAATCAGAGAACGATCCACGTATCCGTATTCGTGGCGCACGTTTGGCTGTTCTGAAAGAGGTAATGAATGCCAGCGACAAAATCCGTATTCAGTATGCTAACAAGTATGCGGGTTCCAGCAACTATTGGAAAAACTCCATCGGTATGAATAAGGCCATCATCGATAATGATGTATTGGGAACAAAAGCTGCACAAGAAGCCAGATTCGCGGAGTTTGCAAAAGCACAAAACAATGCTGAATATGCAGCAGTAGTGAAGAACATTGATGCCCTGGTAGCTAAGACAACCCCTCTCAACTATCAGTACACTTGTTTGAGAGAGACTTTCTTCGGAGCGATCGAATTTGGCAATATTATGTTGACTAAAACACGCGAAGCATTACTCGAGAAAAATGATTCTGTAATCGCAGCATGTATGAAAGCCTTGGAAAGCACTTATGAAAGCATTCATAACAAAGATTACGATCATGAAGTAGACCGCAAGGTAGCGAAAGCCTTGTTCCCCTTATATGCTGAAATGATTCCGGCAAACCAACGTCCTTCTATCTACAAGGTTATTGAGCAGAAATATAAAGGCGATTATAACAAATTCATTGATGATATGTATGACAACTCTATTTTTGCCAACCGGACAAACTTCGAGAAGTTTACAAAGAAGCCTTCAGTGAAAGCGATTGACAATGACCTGGCATTGCAATACTGCCAGTCTAAATACGACTTGATGGATACACTGGCTTCACAACTCAAAGATATGGATCAGGAACTGGCTTTGCTGCACAAAACTTATATTCGTGGTCTGGGTGAAATGAAGTTGCCTGTACCTTCTTACCCGGATGCGAACTTTACCATTCGTCTGACCTATGGTAATGTGAAACCTTATGATCCGAAAGACGGCGTACACTATAACTACTATACGACCACTAAGGGAATTCTTGAAAAAGAAAACCCGGAAGACCGTGAATTCGTTGTACCTGCCAAACTGAAGGAACTGATTGAAAAGAAAGATTATGGCCGTTACGCCTTACCGAATGGTGATATGCCAGTCTGCTTCCTGTCGACCAACGACATCACCGGTGGTAACTCCGGCAGCCCGGTACTGAATGAAAACGGAGAACTGATCGGCTGTGCTTTTGATGGCAACTGGGAATCATTAAGCGGTGATATCAACTTCGACAACAACTTGCAACGTTGTATTAACCTAGATATCCGTTACGTCCTGTTCATTCTGGAAAAGTTAGGAAACTGCGGACACCTGATCAATGAAATGACAATCGTAGAATAAATGAAAAAACAAACCCTATTTGTCCTATTTTCACTGGCAACTCTTAGCATCCACGCCGACGAAGGCATGTGGATGCTAACCGATCTGAAAGCACAGAACGCTGTTGCCATGCGCGAACTTGGTCTCGAAATTCCGATCGAAGAGGTATACAACGCGAATGGTCTTTCTCTAAAAGACGCTGTTGTGCACTTCGGAGGAGGATGTACGGGAGAAATTATCTCTTCCGAAGGACTGGTACTGACTAACCACCACTGTGGTTATGGAGCTATCCAGCAGCATAGTAATGTAGAACATGACTATCTGACAGACGGTTTCTGGGCTATGAACCGTGATGCGGAACTCCCTACTCCGGGACTGACTGTCACTTTTATCGACCGGATTCTCGATGTGACCGATTACGTCAACGAACAACTGAAAAAAGATCCGGACCCGAATGGGGTCAATTATCTATCACCAAGTTATCTTGGCAAGGTAGCAGAACGTTTTGCCAAAGCTGAGAACATAGAAATAACTCCTGCAACCAAACTGGAACTCAAGGCTTTTTATGGAGGAAACAAATATTATATGTTTATCAAAACAGTGTATAGTGATATTCGTATGGTAGGGGCTCCTCCTTCTTCTATCGGTAAATTCGGAGCTGATACCGACAACTGGATGTGGCCTCGTCACACAGGCGACTTTTCCCTCTTCCGTATTTACGCGGACAAGAATGGAAAACCGGCAACATATTCTAAAGACAACATTCCTCTGCAAGTGAAAAAACATCTGAAGATCAGCCTCGCCGGAGTCCAGGAAGGAGATTTCACTTTTGTCATGGGATTCCCGGGACGTAACTGGCGGTATATGATTGCCGACGAAGTGGAAGAACGGATGCAAACGACCAATTTCATGCGCCAACATGTACGCGGAGCCCGCCAGAAAGTACTTATGGAACAAATGCTAAAAGATCCGGCAGTACGTATTCATTATGCAAGCAAATATGCTTCTTCAGCCAATTATTGGAAGAATGCCATTGGTATGAATGAAGGACTGATACGTCTCAATGTACTGAACACCAAACGTGCACAACAAGAAGAACTATTAGCCCACGGTCATGAGAAAGGAGATGACTCGTATCAGAAAGCTTTTGATGAGATTCGATCTATTGTATCTCAACGACGCGATGCGTTATATCATCAGCAGGCTATCAATGAAGCATTGGTCACCGCCCTTGATTTTATGCGTATCCCTTCCACAACAGAACTGGTTACCGCTCTGAAATCGAAAGATAAAGAGCAAATAAAAGAGGCAAAACTAAAATTGAAGCAAGAAGCTGAAAAATATTTTGCTTCTGTCCCTTTCCCTGGCGTGGAACGGCTGGTTGCCAAAGAGATGCTGAAAACTTATGCCAACTACATTCCGGCAGAACAACGAATCAATATCTTCGAAATCATCAATTCCCGTTTCAAAGGAAGTATCGATGCCTTCGTTGATGCTTGCTTTGAACATTCTATTTTTGGCAATCGGAAAAATTTTGAGAAGTTTATCAAGAAACCAAGTTTGTATAAAATAGGATATGACTGGATGGTATTATTCAAATATTCTATTACTGACGGAATCCTGAAAACAGCCATTGCCATGAAGGAAGCCAATCAGAACTATGACGCCGCTCATAAAGTTTGGGTGAAAGGCATGATGGATATGAGACAGGAAAAAGGTACACCTATTTACCCCGATGCCAATTCAACTTTACGGTTGACCTATGGTCGGGTACTTTCTTATGAACCGGCTGA contains these protein-coding regions:
- a CDS encoding S46 family peptidase; its protein translation is MNRLRLYLLALTALFVFSVKADEGMWLLQLMQQQHSIDMMKKQGLKLEAQDLYNPSGISLKDAVGIFGGGCTGEIISPEGLILTNHHCGYASIQQHSSVEHDYLTDGFWATSRDKELPTPGLKFTFIERIEDITDIVNAKIAAKEITESESFSNLFLQKLAHDLYLKSDLAGKKGIAPQALPFYAGNRFYLFYKKIYSDVRMVAAPPSSIGKFGGETDNWMWPRHTGDFSMFRIYADANGEPAEYSESNVPLKTKKHLSISIKGLKEGDYAMIMGFPGSTSRYLTVSEVKERMESENDPRIRIRGARLAVLKEVMNASDKIRIQYANKYAGSSNYWKNSIGMNKAIIDNDVLGTKAAQEARFAEFAKAQNNAEYAAVVKNIDALVAKTTPLNYQYTCLRETFFGAIEFGNIMLTKTREALLEKNDSVIAACMKALESTYESIHNKDYDHEVDRKVAKALFPLYAEMIPANQRPSIYKVIEQKYKGDYNKFIDDMYDNSIFANRTNFEKFTKKPSVKAIDNDLALQYCQSKYDLMDTLASQLKDMDQELALLHKTYIRGLGEMKLPVPSYPDANFTIRLTYGNVKPYDPKDGVHYNYYTTTKGILEKENPEDREFVVPAKLKELIEKKDYGRYALPNGDMPVCFLSTNDITGGNSGSPVLNENGELIGCAFDGNWESLSGDINFDNNLQRCINLDIRYVLFILEKLGNCGHLINEMTIVE
- a CDS encoding S46 family peptidase, with protein sequence MKKQTLFVLFSLATLSIHADEGMWMLTDLKAQNAVAMRELGLEIPIEEVYNANGLSLKDAVVHFGGGCTGEIISSEGLVLTNHHCGYGAIQQHSNVEHDYLTDGFWAMNRDAELPTPGLTVTFIDRILDVTDYVNEQLKKDPDPNGVNYLSPSYLGKVAERFAKAENIEITPATKLELKAFYGGNKYYMFIKTVYSDIRMVGAPPSSIGKFGADTDNWMWPRHTGDFSLFRIYADKNGKPATYSKDNIPLQVKKHLKISLAGVQEGDFTFVMGFPGRNWRYMIADEVEERMQTTNFMRQHVRGARQKVLMEQMLKDPAVRIHYASKYASSANYWKNAIGMNEGLIRLNVLNTKRAQQEELLAHGHEKGDDSYQKAFDEIRSIVSQRRDALYHQQAINEALVTALDFMRIPSTTELVTALKSKDKEQIKEAKLKLKQEAEKYFASVPFPGVERLVAKEMLKTYANYIPAEQRINIFEIINSRFKGSIDAFVDACFEHSIFGNRKNFEKFIKKPSLYKIGYDWMVLFKYSITDGILKTAIAMKEANQNYDAAHKVWVKGMMDMRQEKGTPIYPDANSTLRLTYGRVLSYEPADGVVYDAHTTLKGVMEKEDQGNWEFVVPPKLKELYKSQDYGRYGKNGEMPVCFIVNTDNTGGNSGSPVFNSKGQLVGTAFDRNFEGLTGDIAFRPSSQRAACVDIRYTLFIIDKYAGASHIINELSIVE